From Candidatus Bathyarchaeota archaeon, one genomic window encodes:
- a CDS encoding elongation factor EF-2, whose product MARYRQTEEIVKLMNNPNIIRNTSIIAHVDHGKTTLSDSLLAHAGIISTQTAGQKLFLDSWDLEQKRQMTVFASNVSLVHTFNNQDYLINLIDTPGHIDFSGAVTRSLRAVDGALVVVDAVEGPMTQTETVLMQALRERVKPLLFINKVDRLIKEIKLTPAEIQKKFAKILLRVNSLIEKYAPPEHKQDWQVKIEDSRVAFGSALHKWGLNLNHMKLKKVSFQDIIDAYSGEPADVGRKVDELSKKAPLPEPILDMFCEHLPSPVTAQPYRQSQIWPGDPKSAVGVGMAKVDPNAPLLMCISTIEVDPHSGTVAIGRIFSGAITKGKEVQLVSANQKGTIQQVFMSMATDRVFVDRVPAGNIGAISGLPALHVGETVGEAGVEIHSFEGLQYVSDPVVTVAVEPEDVKDLPLFDKVMHKLTTEDPNLHFVMNKESGEFLLSGMGELHLEITAYRMQESGLKVKLSKPIVIFRETISHDYRGPAIMGKSPNKHNKLWITIEKLSPEVIEAIKAEKITDMQSKDERTKILRNLGWDADDAKGAVAVEENNILVNRIKGRQYVDEIIDHIKTGFREAVHTSPLAKEPAYGLKINLEDITLHEDPVHRGPAQAIPMTWRPIYCAILLSDPILLEPMMSFECKVPSEFVSSVITLLNKRRGKIIDMPSEEDMITVKAEMPVSESFGIADELRSSTQGRAFWATQFSRWAPVPAQMQADTIKKIRERRGLPPVPPKPEEYFENE is encoded by the coding sequence ATGGCGCGATATAGACAAACAGAAGAAATTGTCAAACTGATGAATAACCCAAACATCATCCGCAACACCAGCATCATCGCACACGTAGACCACGGCAAAACCACCCTCTCAGACAGCTTACTAGCCCACGCAGGCATCATCAGCACCCAAACCGCAGGACAAAAACTCTTCTTAGACAGCTGGGACCTTGAGCAGAAACGTCAAATGACCGTTTTCGCTTCAAACGTCAGCTTAGTCCACACATTCAACAACCAAGATTACCTCATCAACCTCATCGACACACCCGGACACATCGACTTCTCAGGCGCAGTTACCAGAAGCCTAAGAGCAGTCGACGGAGCCCTCGTCGTAGTCGACGCGGTTGAAGGCCCTATGACTCAGACTGAAACCGTGCTCATGCAGGCTCTGCGTGAACGCGTCAAACCTCTTCTGTTCATCAACAAAGTTGACCGATTAATCAAAGAAATCAAGTTGACCCCCGCGGAGATTCAGAAGAAATTCGCAAAGATTCTTCTCCGCGTAAACAGCCTCATCGAAAAGTATGCTCCGCCAGAACATAAACAGGACTGGCAAGTTAAAATCGAAGACAGCCGCGTCGCCTTCGGTTCTGCACTTCACAAGTGGGGCTTAAACCTCAACCACATGAAACTAAAGAAAGTCAGCTTCCAAGACATCATCGACGCATACAGCGGTGAACCAGCAGACGTCGGCAGAAAAGTCGATGAACTAAGCAAAAAAGCACCCCTGCCAGAACCAATCTTGGACATGTTCTGCGAACACCTGCCCAGCCCAGTTACAGCTCAACCTTACCGTCAATCACAGATTTGGCCAGGCGACCCAAAGAGCGCAGTCGGCGTCGGCATGGCAAAAGTTGACCCCAACGCACCACTACTCATGTGCATATCCACCATTGAAGTTGACCCACACAGCGGCACAGTCGCCATCGGCAGAATCTTTAGCGGCGCCATCACAAAAGGCAAAGAAGTCCAACTCGTCAGCGCTAACCAGAAAGGCACCATCCAGCAGGTCTTCATGTCCATGGCCACCGACCGTGTCTTCGTTGACCGCGTTCCCGCAGGCAACATCGGCGCAATCTCAGGTTTACCTGCACTGCACGTCGGCGAAACTGTCGGCGAAGCAGGTGTAGAAATCCACAGCTTCGAAGGCTTACAGTACGTTTCTGACCCAGTCGTCACTGTAGCCGTGGAACCCGAAGACGTCAAAGACCTCCCATTGTTTGACAAAGTCATGCATAAACTCACCACCGAAGACCCCAACCTGCACTTCGTTATGAACAAAGAGTCAGGCGAATTCCTCCTCTCAGGTATGGGTGAGTTACACCTTGAAATCACTGCTTACCGTATGCAAGAAAGCGGCCTCAAAGTCAAACTAAGCAAACCCATAGTCATCTTCAGAGAAACCATCAGCCACGACTACCGCGGTCCAGCAATCATGGGTAAAAGCCCCAACAAGCACAACAAACTCTGGATAACCATCGAAAAACTCAGCCCCGAAGTCATCGAAGCTATCAAAGCAGAAAAAATCACCGACATGCAAAGCAAAGACGAACGCACAAAAATCCTACGTAACCTCGGCTGGGACGCTGACGACGCAAAGGGCGCAGTGGCAGTTGAAGAAAACAACATCCTTGTCAACCGCATCAAAGGACGCCAATACGTGGATGAAATCATCGACCACATAAAGACAGGTTTCCGCGAAGCCGTCCACACTTCTCCACTCGCAAAAGAACCCGCTTACGGACTCAAAATCAACCTTGAAGATATCACCTTGCACGAAGACCCAGTCCACAGAGGCCCTGCACAAGCGATCCCCATGACTTGGAGACCCATCTACTGTGCAATCCTACTCAGCGACCCCATCTTGCTTGAGCCAATGATGAGTTTCGAATGCAAAGTTCCAAGCGAATTCGTCAGCAGCGTAATCACGTTGCTCAACAAACGCAGAGGCAAAATCATCGACATGCCCAGCGAAGAAGACATGATCACAGTCAAAGCAGAAATGCCCGTATCTGAATCCTTCGGTATCGCAGACGAACTCCGCAGCAGCACACAAGGCCGAGCTTTCTGGGCAACACAGTTCAGCAGGTGGGCACCAGTCCCAGCACAGATGCAAGCGGACACCATCAAAAAGATTCGCGAACGCAGAGGCTTACCACCAGTTCCGCCAAAGCCAGAAGAATACTTCGAGAACGAGTAA
- a CDS encoding flavodoxin family protein: MIVGVSGSPRKEATEYVLEQALTMLKEKGYETKFWNVRGKWMEYCIHCDFCLKNKVCTFQDDLEDLYEQFAKAKGIILATPVYNGGVSAQLKTVMDRTRSLVAADKDFFKGKVGMGITVGGDRTGGQELAQWQIHTFYLINGMIPVGGGPFGANLGANFWSKDTLEGVKLDEEGARGLKKTVKRFAEYIELYCKK; the protein is encoded by the coding sequence ATGATTGTCGGAGTCTCTGGAAGCCCAAGAAAAGAAGCAACCGAATACGTCCTTGAGCAGGCATTAACGATGCTTAAAGAGAAAGGTTACGAAACCAAGTTTTGGAATGTCCGCGGCAAATGGATGGAATACTGCATCCACTGCGACTTCTGCCTAAAAAACAAAGTCTGCACCTTCCAAGACGACCTCGAAGACCTCTACGAACAATTCGCCAAAGCAAAAGGCATCATATTAGCCACACCAGTCTACAACGGCGGCGTCAGCGCCCAACTTAAAACCGTCATGGACCGCACCCGCTCACTGGTCGCGGCAGACAAAGACTTCTTCAAAGGCAAAGTCGGCATGGGCATAACCGTCGGCGGAGACAGAACAGGCGGCCAAGAACTTGCCCAGTGGCAAATCCACACTTTCTACCTCATAAACGGCATGATCCCTGTCGGTGGAGGACCCTTCGGCGCAAATTTGGGTGCAAACTTTTGGAGCAAAGACACCTTAGAGGGCGTAAAACTTGACGAAGAGGGCGCGCGGGGACTTAAAAAGACTGTGAAGCGGTTTGCGGAGTACATTGAATTGTACTGTAAAAAGTAA
- the dnaG gene encoding DNA primase DnaG produces MKYVVHAKFDIEGVVEKPDVIGAVFGQTEGLFGPELDLRELQKTGRIGRIEIDLHSKNDRTTGSITIPTSLDRVSTALIAASVESINRVGPCSAKVNLERIEDIREARRKVIIDRAKEILHRWNIESMPSVDEVYKEISDTMKVGKVEKYGPEELPAGPGLEGAKDIFIVEGRADIINLMRCGIFNTVALEGAKIPDSIKKITKERNATALLDGDRGGDLIQKELLQVTNVKFVGRAPRGKEIEECNCKEINDAIEGKVPVSELKEGKPQQQQQQPPQAPPQPPAPKKVSIPQPPKIQVPDTISQAAKALVGTLEAVLLNEKLELIERLPVSQLAEKLQQVTGVDTIVFDGIITQRIVDIAADKSIKRIVASRISEAVKPALNVDLITFQQAIPPA; encoded by the coding sequence ATAAAGTACGTTGTACACGCTAAATTTGATATTGAAGGGGTCGTAGAAAAACCCGACGTCATAGGGGCAGTTTTCGGGCAAACCGAAGGCCTTTTTGGTCCAGAACTCGACTTGCGCGAACTGCAAAAAACAGGACGCATCGGCAGAATCGAAATCGACCTGCATTCTAAAAATGACCGCACAACAGGCTCAATCACCATACCCACCAGCCTCGACCGCGTATCCACAGCCCTCATAGCTGCAAGCGTCGAAAGCATAAACCGCGTCGGACCCTGCAGCGCCAAAGTCAACCTTGAACGCATCGAAGACATCCGCGAAGCCCGCCGAAAAGTCATCATCGACCGCGCCAAAGAAATCCTCCACCGATGGAACATAGAATCCATGCCTAGCGTCGACGAAGTTTACAAAGAAATCAGCGACACCATGAAAGTCGGCAAAGTCGAAAAATACGGACCTGAAGAATTACCTGCAGGCCCCGGCTTAGAAGGCGCAAAAGACATCTTCATAGTTGAAGGCCGGGCAGACATCATAAACCTCATGCGTTGCGGCATCTTTAACACGGTTGCACTTGAAGGCGCAAAAATTCCTGATTCCATCAAGAAAATCACCAAAGAACGCAATGCTACCGCACTGCTTGACGGCGATAGAGGCGGAGATTTAATCCAAAAAGAACTCCTGCAAGTCACCAACGTCAAATTTGTCGGTCGCGCTCCAAGAGGCAAAGAAATCGAGGAATGCAACTGCAAAGAAATCAACGACGCCATAGAAGGCAAAGTTCCAGTTTCTGAACTCAAAGAAGGCAAACCCCAACAACAGCAACAACAACCACCGCAAGCCCCACCGCAGCCACCCGCACCCAAAAAAGTATCCATTCCTCAACCCCCCAAAATCCAAGTGCCCGACACCATAAGCCAAGCAGCCAAAGCACTCGTAGGCACCCTCGAAGCAGTCTTGCTAAACGAAAAACTCGAATTAATCGAGCGCCTTCCCGTTAGCCAACTCGCAGAGAAACTTCAACAGGTAACAGGCGTAGACACCATAGTCTTTGACGGCATCATAACTCAACGCATCGTGGACATCGCAGCAGACAAATCCATCAAACGCATCGTTGCCTCACGCATCTCTGAAGCAGTAAAACCTGCACTCAACGTTGACTTGATAACCTTCCAGCAGGCAATTCCCCCAGCCTAA
- a CDS encoding 4Fe-4S dicluster domain-containing protein — protein MKAIINPEKCTCCKKCAVAKACPIKAVFRLGEGEPVVVDVSLCHGCGLCAAECPSDAVVLRES, from the coding sequence ATGAAAGCCATAATCAACCCTGAAAAATGCACTTGCTGCAAAAAATGCGCTGTAGCCAAAGCCTGCCCGATTAAGGCGGTTTTCCGTCTGGGTGAAGGGGAGCCCGTGGTGGTTGATGTGAGTTTATGTCACGGCTGTGGATTATGCGCTGCCGAGTGCCCTTCAGACGCGGTTGTTCTTAGAGAAAGCTAA
- a CDS encoding ParB N-terminal domain-containing protein, whose amino-acid sequence MSLHLNPEYDKLLPRMSEEEFAELKRSIQTEGQHYPIIVNGDLEVLDGHHRFRACTELGIEPDFEVKHFEDKLLEKKFVIEANLRRRHLNNFQLVELAVPLLEIEKALAKKRQQKGGKNGRDAQLGLASQDAEPLFEPEIKAKATEIVAKKAGVSTRTLERGKKIIEKASEDEKQKLREGKTSISRVYQEIVNEEKPKPQEPPAPKVESERDLHNKAELLSILERLLSEELFCPSCGNAMFECSKCHKTLKELLKAAKNESHNQP is encoded by the coding sequence ATGAGCCTTCACTTAAACCCCGAATACGACAAGCTCCTGCCCCGAATGTCAGAAGAAGAATTCGCTGAACTCAAACGCTCCATTCAAACTGAAGGTCAACATTACCCCATAATCGTAAACGGAGACCTCGAAGTCCTAGACGGCCACCACCGCTTCCGCGCCTGCACAGAGTTGGGGATAGAACCCGATTTTGAAGTTAAACACTTTGAAGATAAACTGCTGGAGAAAAAGTTTGTTATAGAAGCCAACTTGCGGCGTAGGCACCTAAACAACTTTCAACTTGTAGAGTTAGCTGTTCCGCTGCTGGAGATAGAGAAAGCCCTTGCCAAGAAAAGACAGCAGAAGGGCGGCAAAAACGGACGCGATGCACAGTTGGGGTTAGCGTCACAAGACGCAGAGCCGCTGTTTGAACCTGAAATCAAGGCAAAAGCAACAGAAATTGTGGCGAAAAAAGCTGGTGTTTCCACGCGGACTCTGGAGCGGGGGAAAAAAATCATAGAGAAAGCCAGCGAAGATGAAAAACAAAAACTCCGCGAAGGCAAAACCAGCATCTCAAGGGTTTATCAGGAAATAGTGAACGAAGAAAAACCCAAACCACAAGAGCCGCCAGCGCCTAAAGTGGAGTCTGAACGTGACTTGCACAATAAGGCGGAGCTTTTGTCTATTCTGGAGCGCCTGCTAAGCGAGGAATTATTCTGCCCCTCCTGCGGTAACGCCATGTTTGAATGTAGCAAATGCCACAAAACCCTAAAAGAACTACTCAAGGCAGCCAAAAATGAAAGCCATAATCAACCCTGA
- a CDS encoding DNA polymerase II, giving the protein MKLVFWLLDINPKVDEDTFELWLWGIDSEGNRVLLVERNFAAYFYVVLHGGANPDTVIQQITGTAAVEVAKTEVVSRRFFGKPVTAIKVTCKNPTKTAQVAKELRKLDGVSDCLEDDIRAAMRYLIDNGVVPCGWHEAEVAEEPNTQKVRVDGVFSLLSSPKPLDNPNVPRLRTLAFSIVCYSHEGTPKPDRNPTVLISTVASNGEEHQFVADKNNNDKQLLNDFNAYIKKFDPDVIVNYGGNATDWTYLKSRSHKHNLKLDFDRAGFEPHTSVYGHVSVTGIVNVDVADFSDMFPEVKVKTLANFAEHLGVGAAGSGVVEDVLVAEYWDNPKKRPELERFSLESARRVYGVGELLVDFAMQMAGLTSLPLDHVMTAATGFRVDWYLVKLAQKIGELVPRRLEQQYISYAGGLVLSPKPGLHDNIAVLDFKSMYPNIMITYNISPDTYIEPDQPDPEGGSYKAPEVGYRFRKTPPGFYKEALTYLINIRGELRQKMLALNPKTVEYRILDARQKAVKILTNAIYGYAGWVGARWYIKPVAEAASAWGRHIILTASQMAQQAGLGVVYGDTDSLFINYDKAKVDQLQKGIKVELKLDVEIGEVYKRIFFTEAKKRYAGLRQDGTLDVVGLEVIRGDWAEVAKQVQEHVLEIILKEQTPKNAVAYVHSVVSDLRHRRLPLDSLIIWKTLTKPPEQYAVRAPHVEAAKLLLEKGWRLGSGDKVGYVVVAGKGALNRRVKPHVFAKLDEIDVDYYVTNQVLPAAARILEFFNVTQKDLEKTTKEEKTKSLSEYF; this is encoded by the coding sequence GTGAAACTGGTTTTTTGGCTACTCGACATCAACCCCAAAGTAGATGAAGATACCTTTGAGCTGTGGCTTTGGGGGATCGATTCGGAGGGCAACCGTGTGCTACTTGTCGAGCGCAACTTTGCCGCTTACTTCTACGTCGTTCTCCACGGCGGAGCTAACCCCGATACCGTGATACAACAAATAACGGGGACAGCCGCGGTTGAGGTAGCTAAAACTGAAGTTGTTAGCCGCCGTTTCTTCGGCAAACCAGTCACCGCCATAAAAGTCACCTGCAAAAACCCCACAAAAACCGCACAAGTCGCCAAGGAACTCCGAAAACTTGACGGCGTCTCTGACTGCCTCGAAGACGATATACGGGCGGCGATGCGCTACTTAATCGACAACGGTGTTGTGCCCTGTGGGTGGCATGAGGCAGAAGTAGCAGAAGAACCAAACACCCAAAAGGTAAGGGTTGATGGGGTTTTTTCGCTTCTTTCTTCGCCTAAACCGCTTGACAACCCAAATGTGCCGCGCTTGAGGACGCTGGCTTTCTCTATTGTTTGCTACAGCCATGAAGGCACACCTAAACCTGACCGAAACCCCACAGTGTTAATTTCAACGGTCGCCAGCAACGGAGAAGAACACCAGTTCGTCGCAGACAAAAACAACAACGACAAGCAACTTCTCAACGACTTCAACGCTTACATCAAAAAATTCGACCCCGACGTCATCGTAAACTACGGCGGCAACGCAACCGACTGGACATACCTAAAAAGCCGAAGCCACAAACACAACCTGAAACTGGATTTTGACCGCGCAGGATTCGAACCCCACACCAGTGTTTACGGTCACGTCTCAGTAACTGGCATCGTGAATGTGGATGTGGCTGATTTTTCAGACATGTTCCCTGAGGTCAAGGTTAAGACGCTTGCAAATTTCGCTGAGCACTTAGGCGTAGGCGCAGCTGGAAGTGGGGTGGTTGAGGATGTTTTGGTCGCGGAGTACTGGGATAACCCGAAAAAACGTCCAGAACTGGAGCGGTTTTCGTTGGAGAGCGCTCGTAGAGTTTACGGCGTGGGGGAGTTGCTTGTTGATTTTGCCATGCAAATGGCGGGTTTAACCAGCCTCCCCTTGGATCATGTTATGACGGCCGCGACGGGGTTTCGCGTGGACTGGTATCTGGTTAAGTTGGCGCAGAAAATCGGAGAGTTAGTGCCAAGACGCCTAGAACAACAGTACATATCCTACGCTGGGGGGTTGGTGCTTTCACCCAAACCTGGTTTGCACGATAACATCGCGGTGTTGGACTTCAAATCCATGTACCCAAACATCATGATAACCTACAACATCTCCCCTGACACCTACATTGAACCCGACCAACCTGACCCCGAAGGCGGCTCATACAAAGCACCCGAAGTTGGTTATCGGTTCCGCAAGACGCCGCCAGGATTCTACAAAGAAGCCCTCACATACTTAATCAACATCCGCGGGGAACTACGCCAAAAAATGCTTGCACTTAACCCTAAAACTGTTGAATACCGCATCTTGGATGCACGCCAAAAAGCCGTCAAAATCCTCACCAACGCCATCTACGGCTACGCAGGATGGGTGGGCGCCAGATGGTACATTAAACCCGTCGCTGAAGCCGCTTCGGCTTGGGGGAGGCACATAATTTTGACGGCGTCACAGATGGCTCAACAGGCGGGGTTGGGTGTGGTTTACGGCGACACTGACAGTTTATTCATCAACTACGACAAAGCCAAAGTTGACCAACTTCAAAAAGGCATCAAGGTTGAACTCAAACTTGACGTAGAAATCGGCGAAGTCTACAAACGCATCTTTTTCACCGAAGCAAAAAAACGCTACGCAGGCTTACGTCAAGATGGCACCTTGGATGTTGTGGGTTTAGAGGTGATTCGGGGTGACTGGGCAGAAGTCGCTAAGCAAGTGCAAGAGCATGTGCTCGAAATTATCCTCAAAGAGCAGACGCCCAAAAACGCCGTCGCCTACGTGCACTCGGTGGTGTCTGATTTACGACACAGAAGACTACCACTGGATAGCCTTATTATTTGGAAGACTCTGACTAAGCCGCCTGAGCAGTATGCGGTGAGAGCTCCTCATGTAGAGGCGGCGAAACTGCTGCTTGAGAAAGGCTGGCGATTGGGAAGCGGCGACAAAGTAGGCTATGTGGTTGTAGCTGGGAAAGGGGCGCTTAACCGCCGCGTTAAACCACATGTTTTTGCTAAACTCGACGAAATCGACGTTGACTATTACGTGACTAATCAGGTTTTACCTGCGGCAGCGCGGATACTGGAATTCTTTAACGTAACCCAAAAAGACTTAGAGAAAACAACAAAAGAAGAGAAAACAAAGAGCCTAAGTGAATACTTTTAG
- the afpA gene encoding archaeoflavoprotein AfpA, which yields MSEVKPKKLKVAWGITGAGDKIAEIIENMKDLKSQCQDKVEFDVYISKNADTMLKFYRLDEEVKKNFPKVWVEANSNSPFLAGMVQSGKYEFLLIMPASSNTVAKIVNSISDTLITNAALMALKAFVPVWIMPVDYKESIIYTKLPNGKDMKLRVRKEEAEQVRKLMQTEDVHVFENPAKVREGFLEWLKTVKT from the coding sequence ATGAGTGAAGTTAAACCTAAAAAATTAAAAGTTGCTTGGGGCATAACGGGTGCAGGCGACAAAATCGCTGAAATCATCGAAAATATGAAAGACCTAAAAAGTCAATGTCAAGACAAAGTTGAATTCGACGTTTACATCTCTAAAAACGCTGACACCATGCTCAAGTTTTATCGCCTCGACGAAGAAGTCAAAAAGAATTTCCCCAAAGTTTGGGTGGAAGCCAACTCTAACTCGCCTTTCTTGGCAGGGATGGTACAAAGCGGCAAATACGAATTCCTTCTGATAATGCCCGCTTCATCAAACACAGTGGCGAAAATCGTTAACAGCATAAGCGACACACTCATCACCAACGCGGCGCTTATGGCGCTCAAAGCATTCGTACCCGTTTGGATTATGCCTGTTGACTACAAGGAAAGCATCATCTACACCAAGCTGCCTAACGGCAAAGACATGAAGCTCCGCGTAAGAAAAGAGGAAGCCGAGCAGGTTCGCAAGTTGATGCAAACTGAAGATGTGCATGTGTTTGAGAACCCTGCGAAGGTGCGTGAGGGCTTTTTGGAGTGGCTTAAAACAGTCAAGACCTGA